The following are from one region of the Parafrankia discariae genome:
- a CDS encoding mycothiol-dependent nitroreductase Rv2466c family protein → MSADAAVSVDSVADGPAAPADRAGSVDAAGTAVGTVEALPTPEPAVVDADFWFDPLCPWAWLTSRWMLEVEKVRPVRTRWHVMSLAILNDGRDLPEQYQELMKQAWGPVRICVAAAATAGEEVLLPLYTALGRRRHLEKAELTEETFTAALEEVGLDPALAAAAHSTEWDERLRASHSDGIGRVGMDVGTPVIAIGDNAFFGPVITPAPRGEAAGRLWDGVLLVSETPGFYELKRSREQGPIFG, encoded by the coding sequence ATGTCAGCCGACGCCGCCGTCTCGGTCGATTCTGTCGCCGACGGGCCCGCCGCACCCGCCGACCGGGCGGGATCCGTGGATGCCGCCGGCACCGCGGTGGGCACCGTCGAGGCGCTGCCCACGCCCGAGCCGGCGGTCGTCGACGCGGACTTCTGGTTCGACCCACTGTGCCCCTGGGCGTGGCTGACCTCACGCTGGATGCTGGAGGTCGAGAAGGTCCGCCCGGTCCGCACCAGGTGGCACGTCATGAGCCTGGCGATCCTCAACGACGGCCGGGACCTGCCTGAGCAGTACCAGGAGCTGATGAAGCAGGCGTGGGGGCCGGTACGCATCTGCGTCGCCGCCGCCGCGACCGCGGGCGAGGAGGTGCTCCTCCCGCTGTACACGGCGCTGGGCCGCCGCCGTCACCTGGAGAAGGCCGAGCTGACCGAGGAGACCTTCACCGCCGCGCTGGAGGAGGTGGGCCTCGACCCGGCGTTGGCGGCGGCCGCGCACTCCACCGAGTGGGACGAGCGACTGCGGGCCAGCCACTCCGACGGCATCGGCCGGGTCGGCATGGACGTCGGAACGCCCGTCATCGCGATCGGGGACAACGCGTTCTTCGGCCCGGTGATCACCCCGGCCCCGCGCGGTGAGGCCGCCGGCCGGCTCTGGGACGGCGTGCTCCTGGTCTCGGAGACGCCCGGCTTCTACGAGCTCAAGCGCAGCCGGGAGCAGGGCCCGATCTTCGGCTGA
- a CDS encoding DUF3367 domain-containing protein, translating into MYEGRANPDYCLEPPISSSPAGHAVRPGPTDPAADHTPAGARARGPRGAGRPRPDRPHGAPDRASRRPLLGMFAGFVVLFLLQSPGKLTADTKLDVPLEPWRFMSAATHLWNSTSDFGFLPNQYAGYLFPMGPFFGLGNLLGVPPWITQRLWMALLLTAAAWGTVRLAEALGIGSPGARYLAGLSYALSPMFLGKIGATSVAMAGAAMLPWITLPLILALRPDGTGGADTGHRDDTGEPARELADTRMSPRRAAALSGLAVLGTGGVNATVTLCVLLCPAVVLVFAGGTRRAWALRAWWCVCVVLATAWWVLALAVQGRYGLNFLPFTETARTTTGTTSVGETLRGAADWMAYLSLPTPWLPAAREYVSTPLAIVASAVVSAFGLAGLARRDLPARRFLLITLAVGVVSVAAAYPGQPGSPLADGVRSLLTEPFGFLRNVYKFQPVVRLPMALGLAHLLGVAFSWRAEGRRAEEPAAARARGPRPDRRRLGPALVALVAIGALVAGMAPMLRGQGLQPRPFKDVPDYWVEAADWLADHPEGGRALVLPGAPFAEYQWGRPLDEPLQWLARSPWGVRSLIPLGGVGTTRLMDGIERMMATGSTPGLAVALSRSGVGQVLVRNDIEQKDWDIPPSTDQLHRSLLSSGLVRAASFGPEVQARTGAKARLVESLSKSEDQVPALEIWTVPGGASMVQAYPVDTGVIVSGGPEATVQLAGQGLLSADRAVVLAADLAEADQSAPSGGTTITQAPIADPPPASAVLTPTTAWAVTDTNTRRDFTFGIVHDSASYLLGPDETVAGRSGAVSQWVDRPVAGHQTVAGYAGGMSVQASSYGYDLLAAPDFAPFAAVDGQTSTAWTALRRQGATSQGQWIQLDVGREMSAPYIDIRLLEEGDWRPVVEALRVTTERGSAVTQVSETEDIQRLAVPPGESRWYRITLDKVSRESDPVLGAGLREIEIPGVRFQRYAQTPADMADQFRAPGEGLVAYSFERTRVDPLQPFGGSEEITLSRRFEVPRRLTFTLTGTASALLPPSGAAVDTSDDPLVIPCGQGPALMIDGVRHDIQVEGRYSDIATARPFRLSLCSAGNQITLDPGDHLITVDLGASTMLVDSLSLVGVNAATSDEKPRATRVGEWGAERRTVEIGAGARSFVSVRENANASWTATLDGKPLTAVRLDGWAQGWIVPAGGAGTIVIENLPGQDYRRNLLIGLALVVLLIVLAAVPGRHRLRRRSAPDGYPLGLDPRRVPPIGLLARVPGAWAGTALATAAVFLVAGWLALAVPVLVLVGRRVPVVLGVLAVAGMVGSGIAVAVSPDSIPLSDEGAFGWPAQTLGSLAFAATIAALALRRAQPGSPTPPEPSSADPAGHFPSPSGDRGDRGDRGDRGDPDDRGDRPGRGGSANADLSGRGRSWPP; encoded by the coding sequence TTGTATGAAGGTCGGGCCAATCCCGACTACTGCCTGGAGCCTCCCATCTCCTCCTCGCCGGCCGGCCACGCCGTCCGCCCGGGTCCGACCGACCCGGCCGCCGATCACACGCCCGCGGGAGCCCGTGCCCGTGGCCCGCGCGGGGCGGGCCGGCCACGGCCCGACCGCCCCCACGGTGCGCCCGACCGGGCCTCCCGCCGGCCGCTGCTGGGGATGTTCGCCGGCTTTGTCGTGCTGTTCCTCCTCCAGTCACCGGGGAAGCTGACCGCCGACACCAAGCTCGACGTCCCGCTCGAGCCCTGGCGGTTCATGTCGGCCGCGACCCACCTGTGGAACTCGACGTCCGACTTCGGCTTCCTGCCGAACCAGTACGCCGGCTACCTGTTCCCGATGGGCCCCTTCTTCGGGCTGGGGAACCTGCTCGGCGTACCACCGTGGATCACCCAGCGGCTGTGGATGGCGTTGCTGCTCACCGCCGCCGCCTGGGGCACGGTCCGCCTCGCCGAGGCACTCGGGATCGGCAGTCCGGGCGCCCGCTACCTGGCCGGCCTGAGCTACGCGCTGTCGCCGATGTTCCTGGGCAAGATCGGTGCGACGTCCGTCGCGATGGCCGGGGCGGCGATGCTGCCCTGGATCACCCTGCCGCTCATCCTGGCGCTGCGTCCCGACGGCACCGGCGGGGCCGACACCGGCCACCGGGACGACACCGGGGAGCCGGCCCGGGAGCTGGCCGACACGCGGATGTCGCCGCGGCGCGCCGCGGCCCTGTCGGGGCTGGCGGTGCTGGGTACCGGCGGCGTCAACGCGACCGTCACGCTGTGCGTGCTGCTCTGCCCGGCCGTCGTACTGGTGTTCGCCGGCGGGACGAGGCGGGCCTGGGCCCTGCGCGCGTGGTGGTGCGTGTGCGTGGTGCTGGCGACCGCCTGGTGGGTGCTCGCGCTGGCCGTGCAGGGCCGCTACGGGCTGAACTTCCTGCCCTTCACCGAGACCGCCCGGACCACGACGGGGACGACGTCGGTCGGCGAGACGCTGCGCGGCGCCGCGGACTGGATGGCGTACCTGTCGCTGCCGACCCCGTGGCTGCCGGCGGCCCGCGAGTACGTGAGCACCCCGCTCGCGATCGTCGCCTCCGCGGTGGTGTCCGCCTTCGGCCTCGCCGGGCTGGCCCGCCGTGACCTGCCGGCCCGTCGTTTCCTGCTCATCACTCTCGCCGTCGGCGTGGTCTCGGTGGCGGCGGCCTATCCGGGCCAGCCGGGCAGCCCGCTCGCGGACGGTGTGCGCTCGCTGCTCACCGAGCCGTTCGGGTTCCTGCGCAACGTCTACAAGTTCCAGCCGGTCGTCCGCCTCCCGATGGCCCTGGGTCTGGCGCATCTGCTCGGCGTGGCCTTCTCGTGGCGGGCCGAAGGGCGCCGAGCCGAGGAGCCCGCCGCGGCGCGGGCGCGGGGGCCACGCCCTGACCGGCGCCGGCTCGGCCCGGCGCTGGTCGCGCTGGTGGCGATCGGCGCGCTGGTCGCCGGGATGGCACCGATGCTGCGCGGCCAGGGGTTGCAGCCCCGGCCCTTCAAGGACGTGCCGGACTACTGGGTCGAGGCGGCCGACTGGCTCGCGGACCATCCCGAGGGCGGGCGCGCCCTGGTGCTGCCCGGTGCCCCGTTCGCCGAGTACCAGTGGGGCCGTCCCCTCGACGAACCGCTGCAGTGGCTGGCCCGGTCGCCGTGGGGGGTGCGCAGCCTCATCCCGCTGGGCGGTGTCGGGACGACCCGTCTCATGGACGGGATCGAGCGCATGATGGCCACCGGCTCCACCCCCGGGCTCGCGGTGGCGCTGTCCCGGTCGGGGGTCGGCCAGGTGCTCGTGCGTAACGACATCGAGCAGAAGGACTGGGACATCCCGCCGTCGACGGACCAGCTGCACCGCTCGCTGCTCAGCTCCGGCCTGGTCCGGGCGGCGTCCTTCGGACCCGAGGTCCAGGCCCGCACGGGAGCCAAGGCACGGCTCGTCGAATCCCTGAGCAAGTCCGAGGATCAGGTGCCGGCGCTCGAGATCTGGACGGTCCCGGGCGGCGCCAGCATGGTCCAGGCCTATCCGGTCGACACCGGGGTCATCGTCTCCGGCGGCCCCGAGGCGACCGTCCAGCTCGCCGGCCAGGGGCTGCTGAGCGCCGATCGGGCGGTGGTACTCGCCGCCGACCTCGCCGAGGCGGACCAGTCCGCCCCGAGCGGTGGGACGACGATCACGCAGGCGCCCATCGCGGATCCACCACCGGCGTCGGCCGTCCTCACACCCACGACCGCCTGGGCGGTCACCGACACCAACACCCGCCGTGACTTCACGTTCGGCATCGTGCACGACTCGGCGTCCTACCTGCTCGGCCCGGACGAGACCGTCGCCGGCCGGTCCGGCGCGGTGAGCCAGTGGGTCGACCGGCCGGTGGCCGGTCACCAGACCGTCGCCGGTTACGCCGGGGGGATGTCCGTCCAGGCCTCGTCCTACGGCTACGACCTGCTCGCGGCGCCCGACTTCGCGCCGTTCGCGGCCGTGGACGGCCAGACCTCGACGGCCTGGACGGCGCTGCGCCGCCAGGGCGCGACCTCCCAGGGGCAGTGGATCCAGCTTGACGTCGGCCGGGAGATGTCCGCGCCCTACATCGACATCCGGCTGCTGGAGGAGGGCGACTGGCGTCCGGTGGTCGAGGCGCTGCGGGTGACCACCGAGCGCGGGTCGGCGGTCACCCAGGTCTCGGAGACCGAGGACATCCAGCGCCTGGCGGTGCCTCCGGGCGAGAGCCGCTGGTACCGGATCACCTTGGACAAGGTCAGCCGGGAGAGCGACCCCGTCCTCGGCGCCGGCCTGCGCGAGATCGAGATCCCCGGCGTGCGGTTCCAGCGGTACGCCCAGACTCCGGCCGACATGGCCGACCAGTTCCGAGCCCCGGGGGAGGGGCTGGTCGCCTACTCCTTCGAACGGACCAGGGTCGACCCGCTGCAACCCTTCGGCGGATCCGAGGAGATCACGCTGTCCCGGCGGTTCGAGGTGCCGCGCCGACTCACCTTCACCCTCACCGGCACCGCGAGCGCCCTCCTGCCGCCGTCCGGCGCCGCCGTCGACACGTCCGACGATCCGTTGGTCATCCCGTGCGGCCAGGGGCCGGCACTGATGATCGACGGTGTCCGCCACGACATCCAGGTCGAGGGCAGATACAGCGACATCGCCACCGCTCGGCCGTTCCGCCTCAGCCTGTGCTCGGCGGGCAACCAGATCACCCTGGACCCGGGGGATCATCTGATCACCGTCGACCTCGGTGCCTCGACGATGCTCGTCGACTCGCTCAGCCTGGTCGGCGTCAACGCGGCGACCAGCGACGAGAAGCCGCGGGCGACCCGGGTCGGAGAGTGGGGCGCCGAACGGCGCACGGTCGAGATCGGCGCCGGCGCGCGGTCCTTCGTGTCGGTGCGGGAGAACGCCAACGCCTCCTGGACGGCGACCCTGGACGGCAAGCCGCTCACCGCGGTCCGACTCGACGGCTGGGCGCAGGGCTGGATCGTGCCGGCGGGGGGCGCCGGCACGATCGTGATCGAGAACCTTCCCGGCCAGGACTACCGGCGCAACCTGCTCATCGGCCTCGCCCTGGTCGTCCTCCTGATCGTTCTGGCGGCCGTCCCGGGCCGGCACCGGCTCCGGCGCCGCTCCGCTCCCGACGGGTACCCGCTGGGCCTCGACCCGCGGCGCGTCCCGCCGATCGGGCTGCTCGCCCGCGTGCCGGGCGCGTGGGCCGGGACGGCGCTGGCCACCGCCGCGGTGTTCCTGGTCGCGGGCTGGCTGGCCCTCGCGGTACCGGTGCTGGTCCTCGTCGGCCGTCGGGTCCCGGTGGTGCTCGGCGTGCTGGCGGTGGCCGGCATGGTCGGTTCCGGCATCGCCGTCGCGGTCAGCCCCGACAGCATTCCGCTCTCCGACGAGGGCGCGTTCGGCTGGCCGGCCCAGACCCTCGGCTCGCTGGCCTTCGCCGCGACGATCGCCGCGCTCGCGCTGCGCCGGGCCCAGCCGGGCTCGCCCACGCCACCCGAACCGTCCTCAGCCGACCCCGCCGGTCACTTCCCGTCGCCGTCCGGCGACCGCGGCGACCGCGGCGACCGCGGCGACCGCGGCGACCCCGACGACCGCGGCGACCGCCCTGGCCGCGGTGGTTCCGCGAACGCCGACCTCTCCGGAAGGGGACGCTCATGGCCTCCCTGA
- a CDS encoding AI-2E family transporter gives MRRVAGLGRVPIRRGQRRATADAAAGSGAAGSASPGSAGSTGSAGSVTPGAAGAAGTPAGAAGSGGGPGSDGRPAPAGPRQRIPRRLRLARAGAGAGPPEQQPGRGGSAGTGGSGAGGDLAQASTAHRAEQHVPVSLRVASAWSWRLLIIGTAIYILAMIVGRVRIVVIPVIAGLLIAALIHPIAHRFQRMGVPRLGAAFAALLIFLLLVVGAGVAVGFNAANEIPAVADQVSEGVDQVRDYLTDGPFHLSEGQIDDLVDDIRNSLTSNRGRVVSGVLSTASVAAEVLTSILVALFSTFFFLYDGERIWSWIVTRFPSGAEDRVRGAGRAAWNTLTGYIRGTVFVAAVDAVGITIGLVAVGAPLVAPLALLTFFGGFIPIVGATVAGIAAVLVTLVSNGLPDSLIILGVVIAVQQVEGHLLQPLVMRRAVRLHPLAIVIALSAGGVLAGIPGAIAAVPFVAVVNRVATYLASTGKDPQPADG, from the coding sequence CGCCGGCTCCGCCTCACCTGGCTCAGCGGGCTCCACGGGCTCAGCGGGCTCGGTCACACCGGGTGCCGCGGGCGCGGCGGGCACACCCGCGGGCGCGGCGGGTTCCGGCGGGGGCCCGGGTTCTGACGGCCGGCCCGCGCCGGCCGGCCCGCGCCAGCGCATCCCGCGCCGGCTGCGCCTCGCCAGGGCGGGGGCCGGCGCCGGCCCTCCGGAGCAGCAGCCGGGCCGGGGCGGCTCGGCCGGCACGGGCGGCAGCGGTGCCGGCGGCGATCTTGCGCAGGCCTCGACGGCCCACCGCGCCGAACAGCACGTGCCGGTGTCCCTGCGCGTCGCCTCAGCGTGGTCCTGGCGTCTGCTCATCATCGGGACGGCCATCTACATACTGGCCATGATCGTGGGGCGGGTGCGGATCGTCGTGATCCCGGTCATCGCCGGCCTGCTCATCGCCGCCCTCATCCACCCGATCGCGCACCGGTTCCAGCGGATGGGGGTACCCAGGCTCGGCGCGGCGTTCGCGGCCCTGCTGATCTTCCTGCTGCTCGTGGTCGGGGCCGGTGTCGCGGTGGGCTTCAACGCCGCCAACGAGATCCCCGCGGTGGCCGACCAGGTCAGCGAGGGGGTGGACCAGGTCCGTGACTACCTGACCGACGGTCCGTTCCACCTGTCCGAGGGGCAGATCGACGACCTGGTCGACGACATCCGCAACAGCCTCACGAGCAACCGCGGCCGGGTGGTCTCCGGGGTCCTGTCGACGGCGTCGGTCGCGGCGGAGGTGCTGACCAGCATCCTGGTCGCGCTGTTCTCGACCTTCTTCTTCCTCTATGACGGCGAGCGGATCTGGAGCTGGATCGTCACCCGCTTCCCCAGCGGGGCCGAGGACCGGGTCCGCGGCGCCGGCCGGGCGGCCTGGAACACCCTGACCGGCTACATCCGGGGAACGGTGTTCGTCGCCGCGGTGGACGCGGTCGGCATCACCATCGGACTGGTCGCGGTCGGTGCCCCGCTCGTGGCGCCGCTGGCGCTGCTCACCTTCTTCGGCGGCTTCATCCCGATCGTCGGCGCGACCGTCGCCGGCATCGCCGCCGTGCTGGTCACGCTGGTGTCGAACGGCCTGCCCGACTCGCTGATCATCCTGGGTGTGGTGATCGCGGTGCAGCAGGTCGAGGGCCACCTGCTGCAGCCGCTGGTGATGCGCCGGGCGGTCCGGCTGCATCCGCTGGCCATCGTCATCGCGCTGTCCGCGGGCGGCGTGCTCGCCGGGATCCCGGGGGCGATAGCCGCGGTGCCCTTCGTCGCGGTGGTCAACCGGGTGGCGACATACCTGGCCTCGACCGGGAAGGATCCACAGCCCGCGGATGGTTGA
- a CDS encoding ribose-5-phosphate isomerase, with the protein MRVHLGSDHAGFHLKKALVARLAELGHAPVDHGPLEYDPDDDYPPFVMAAAAAAAAEPDSLGIVIGGSGNGEVIAANKVDGVRAALVWSEQTATLARQHNDANVISVGARMHSLPEAVGLVEIFLATPFSGEQRHLRRLRMISAYERSGEIPEPSPSSPAS; encoded by the coding sequence ATGCGCGTCCATCTGGGTTCTGATCACGCCGGGTTCCACCTGAAGAAGGCTCTCGTCGCGCGCCTCGCGGAGCTCGGCCACGCCCCCGTAGACCACGGGCCCCTCGAGTACGACCCCGACGACGACTACCCGCCGTTCGTCATGGCCGCCGCGGCCGCCGCCGCGGCGGAGCCGGACAGCCTGGGGATCGTGATCGGCGGCTCGGGAAACGGCGAGGTCATCGCCGCCAACAAGGTTGACGGGGTGCGTGCGGCCCTGGTCTGGAGCGAGCAGACGGCGACCCTCGCCCGCCAGCACAACGACGCCAACGTGATCAGCGTGGGTGCCCGCATGCACTCGCTGCCCGAAGCGGTGGGGCTCGTCGAGATCTTTCTCGCGACGCCGTTCAGCGGGGAGCAGCGTCACCTGCGCCGGCTGCGGATGATCTCCGCCTACGAGCGCTCCGGGGAGATCCCCGAACCGTCCCCCTCCTCGCCGGCGTCCTGA
- a CDS encoding dolichyl-phosphate beta-glucosyltransferase, translating to MSVVIPAYNEALRLPASLPRLLAVVGKIPRAEVIVVDDGSTDGTATVAEDLLEGFPNHRVVRLPWNCGKGTAVRAGVSAAHGQSIVFMDADGASDVNDLPLLLAALEHAEVALGSRRIGDGATRTSGRRAGSWAFNQITRSLAALDVADTQCGFKAFRHAEAKILFSLARSTGFGFDVEVLSIARSVGYRIAEVPVRWEETPGGTFRITRHTPAMLVDVVRARRYLSRVGLPPVSRRPVSRRQRLGELGVVDASELFGRPATPRPVVGGTPSAVGDPQGASPGQLPAPAAPTRPGTPARPTARTRPGTPARPVPAVRPTAAAPAGPAAAPGRPGPARPGPANAPVRPTPAAPVLPAGPVPPAAPAVPRPAPAPRPAPAVSAVSVAHGPARLTPASSRGEIPGPSPAP from the coding sequence GTGAGCGTCGTCATTCCCGCTTACAACGAGGCACTTCGTCTTCCGGCGTCCCTGCCGCGGCTGCTGGCCGTCGTGGGAAAGATCCCCAGGGCCGAGGTGATCGTCGTCGACGACGGGAGCACCGACGGCACCGCCACGGTCGCCGAGGACCTGCTCGAGGGCTTTCCCAACCACCGTGTGGTGCGTCTGCCGTGGAACTGCGGAAAGGGCACCGCGGTAAGGGCGGGCGTGTCGGCCGCGCACGGCCAGTCGATCGTCTTCATGGACGCCGACGGGGCCTCCGACGTGAACGACCTTCCGTTGCTGCTCGCCGCGCTGGAGCACGCCGAGGTGGCGCTGGGCTCACGCCGAATCGGCGACGGGGCCACCCGGACAAGCGGCCGTAGGGCCGGGAGCTGGGCTTTCAACCAGATTACGCGTTCACTCGCGGCGCTGGACGTCGCTGACACGCAGTGTGGCTTCAAGGCGTTTCGGCACGCGGAAGCCAAGATTCTTTTCAGTCTCGCGCGCTCCACCGGATTCGGATTCGACGTCGAGGTGCTCTCGATCGCGCGCTCGGTGGGCTATCGCATCGCCGAGGTGCCCGTGCGCTGGGAGGAGACGCCCGGCGGCACCTTCCGGATTACCCGGCACACCCCCGCGATGCTCGTCGACGTCGTCCGGGCCCGCCGGTACCTCAGCCGGGTCGGGCTTCCTCCGGTCAGCCGTCGCCCGGTCAGCCGTCGCCAACGGCTGGGCGAGCTCGGCGTCGTGGACGCGTCCGAACTGTTCGGCCGCCCGGCCACGCCGCGCCCCGTGGTGGGCGGCACGCCGTCCGCCGTGGGGGACCCGCAGGGTGCCTCGCCCGGCCAGCTGCCGGCGCCCGCGGCGCCCACCCGGCCCGGCACACCGGCCCGGCCGACGGCCCGCACCCGGCCTGGCACACCGGCCCGGCCGGTGCCGGCCGTCCGGCCCACGGCCGCCGCTCCCGCCGGGCCCGCCGCCGCTCCCGGCCGGCCCGGTCCCGCCCGGCCCGGTCCCGCGAACGCCCCCGTCCGGCCCACTCCCGCGGCTCCGGTCCTACCCGCCGGTCCCGTGCCGCCCGCCGCTCCCGCGGTACCCCGTCCGGCCCCCGCGCCGCGTCCCGCTCCCGCGGTCTCGGCCGTGAGCGTGGCGCACGGGCCCGCGCGGTTAACCCCGGCGTCCTCCCGTGGTGAGATCCCCGGTCCTTCGCCCGCACCGTGA
- a CDS encoding condensation domain-containing protein — MASLSTRALRAVREPRGRPSHTPAPGHAPGRAEPRGRAGPRRPAASPARGAAGPPPPPAPSGRAGAAPVGPEGGSHRPFTVTEQLILASDRRWSPLTVGVVAETDAVIDLERLRRSVRRSMRSHPMARALITPGAGSAPGWRFPPGAEPLGEPVHEIDVAADGADGADGGAAADAGSGGAVWRALETLSSRPFDLRSSPPVRFLLAHRPTGDVVGLVAHHAALDGVSALALLQEVLAGCRVDRPGRLSAGAGGPATAAVPAPPPATASPAPSAGSAAPAARPVSGRRSRHLVPTGPRRARGFGMYCVDLPVPRGLPLADGRRMTVNDLLISAAHLAAERWNTERGRPTGTVRVRMPMDAAPASSAGTARSAGNLAGQAMIGTSAADRAAPQRLARRVVEQTVDAKRTPWRWADAPATAAVTVAMSVLPGPLGRVALRGAVAATRGFLTPTLAVSNIGRPDTPPATDGTAPTITGLSFTATTGMPQGLLICAAGGADRLRLMFCHHRRLFDPAGVRRFAEVYQVALVEIAGSLAAALK; from the coding sequence ATGGCCTCCCTGAGCACGCGGGCCCTGCGCGCGGTACGTGAGCCACGCGGTCGGCCCAGCCACACTCCCGCCCCGGGCCATGCCCCCGGGCGCGCCGAGCCCCGGGGCCGGGCCGGGCCGCGCCGGCCCGCCGCGTCGCCGGCCCGCGGCGCGGCGGGCCCACCGCCGCCGCCCGCGCCGTCCGGGCGAGCGGGGGCGGCGCCGGTGGGCCCGGAAGGGGGCAGCCACCGGCCGTTCACCGTGACGGAACAACTGATCCTCGCCTCGGATCGGCGCTGGTCGCCGCTGACGGTCGGCGTCGTCGCGGAGACGGACGCGGTGATCGACCTGGAGCGGCTGCGCCGCTCGGTCCGCCGGTCGATGCGCAGCCACCCGATGGCCCGCGCGCTGATCACCCCGGGCGCCGGCTCGGCGCCCGGCTGGCGGTTCCCGCCCGGAGCCGAACCGCTCGGCGAGCCGGTTCACGAGATCGACGTCGCTGCAGACGGCGCAGACGGGGCCGACGGGGGCGCGGCTGCCGACGCGGGTTCGGGCGGCGCGGTCTGGCGAGCCCTGGAGACGCTGTCCTCCCGGCCGTTCGACCTGCGGTCCTCCCCGCCGGTGCGCTTCCTGCTGGCCCACCGCCCGACCGGGGATGTCGTCGGCCTCGTGGCGCACCACGCCGCGCTCGACGGGGTCAGCGCGCTGGCGCTGCTCCAGGAGGTCCTCGCCGGCTGCCGGGTGGACCGCCCGGGCCGCCTGTCGGCCGGAGCCGGCGGGCCGGCCACCGCGGCCGTGCCCGCCCCGCCACCCGCCACGGCGTCACCCGCCCCGTCAGCCGGCTCGGCGGCCCCCGCGGCGCGGCCGGTCTCCGGGCGGAGGTCGCGCCATCTGGTGCCGACCGGCCCGCGGCGGGCCCGGGGTTTCGGGATGTACTGCGTGGACCTACCGGTCCCGCGCGGGCTGCCGCTGGCGGACGGTCGGCGGATGACCGTGAACGATCTGCTGATCTCCGCCGCGCACCTCGCGGCGGAGCGGTGGAACACCGAGCGGGGCCGTCCGACCGGCACCGTCCGGGTGCGGATGCCGATGGACGCGGCACCCGCCTCCTCGGCCGGCACGGCCCGTAGTGCGGGCAACCTGGCCGGCCAGGCGATGATCGGTACGAGCGCGGCGGACCGTGCGGCGCCCCAGCGGCTGGCCCGCAGGGTCGTCGAGCAGACCGTCGACGCCAAGCGGACCCCCTGGCGGTGGGCTGACGCGCCCGCGACCGCCGCGGTCACGGTCGCCATGTCGGTGCTGCCCGGGCCGCTGGGGCGGGTGGCCCTGCGCGGTGCCGTCGCGGCGACCCGTGGCTTCCTGACCCCGACCCTGGCCGTGAGTAACATCGGGCGCCCGGACACGCCACCGGCCACTGACGGGACGGCGCCGACGATCACCGGACTGTCGTTCACGGCCACCACGGGGATGCCGCAGGGGCTCCTGATCTGTGCCGCGGGTGGAGCGGACCGGCTGCGACTGATGTTCTGCCATCACCGCCGGCTGTTCGACCCGGCCGGGGTGCGGCGCTTCGCCGAGGTCTACCAGGTGGCGCTGGTGGAGATCGCGGGCAGCCTGGCCGCGGCGTTGAAGTGA